The sequence GATATTTCACGGCTGCTTCCCAAGTTTATCTCTTTTCCGAGCACATCCTTGGCGTCCAAAGTCCGAAGGAAAGCGTCTACGGTATCCGATACGAAGGTGAAATCTCTCGTGGGATGAAGATTCCCGAGCGTGAGCTTCTCTTCTCTCAGGTACTGGGTAATAACTGTTGGAATGACTGCCCGGGTGGACTGCCTCGGCCCGTAGGTGTTGAACGGCCGGATCGTCACCACCGGAACCCCATAGGAGCGGAAAAAACTCTCAGCAATCTTATCCGCTCCAATCTTGCTCGCCGAATAGGGCGACTGCCCCTGAAGGGGGTGACTTTCGTCCATGGGAACGTACCGGGCGGTGCCGTACACCTCGCTGGAGGAGGTGTGGATCACCCTCTCCGGGCCGAAGGTCCGCGCCGCCTGAAGGACGTTCAGCGTTCCGATGACGTTGGAGGCCACGGTTTCTTCCGGGCTCACGTAGGAATAGGGAATGGAGATCAGCGCCCCGAGGTGAAACACCCAGCGCGCGCCTTCCACTGCCCGGAAAACCGAATCCTGGCTGCGAAGATCGCCCGAAACGATCTCCACCTCCCGCAGAACCTCCGGCGGAACCATCCGCAGGGCACCGTTTTCCTGCCGGCCGGTGTAGCGGACGAAGGCCCGCACCCTGTGTCCCTCGGCGACAAGCCTCTCGACGAGGTGGCTTCCGATAAAGCCCCCCGCGCCCGTCACAAGCGCCACATCATTCCTGTCCGGCATCTCGCTGAAATCCTTTCCTGGACGCTGCTGCCGCGGAGGGTAGCCCGCCTCGTCTCTCGAGCCCCTCAGGGGTGGGGCGGAACGAGCCTTTCCACTTCCTCCCCCCGAAGGAAGCGAACGACGTTTTCGGCGGCCTCAAACTCCATTCTGGCCCGGGCGGAGCGGGTCATGGAACCCATATGGCAAGTCATGACGACATTGGGACAATCCACCAGCTCCCCCGAATATGGCTCTTTCTCGAAAACGTCCAGAACGGCGCCTCCGAGGCGGCCCTCCCTCAGCGCAGCGGCGAGGGCCGCTTCATCCACCAGCCCCCCGCGGGCCGTGTTGATCAGAATGGCGTCCGGCTTCATCAGGGCCAGCTCCCGGGGGCCAATCATGTTGCGCGTCCGCTCGGTGAGGGGCAGGTGAAGCGTCACTACATCCGCCCCGATGTATATTTCCTCCTTTTCGGCCCATTGTACCCCATGGGATGCGAAAAAAGGATTATCGCGCACGATATCGTTGCCCAGCAGCCGGGTGCCGAAGGGGGCCAGGTGCCGGATGAGAAGTTTGCCGATCCGGTTCACCCCGATCACGCCCACCGTGATTTCGTCCAGTCCCCGGCCCATGACAGGTGTCCACCCGCCCCCCCGGATGGAGGCGTCGGCCCGTGCAATGCCCCGGAGAGCGCATATCATCGCCCCCAGGGCGAGTTCAGCCACGGCAGCGGAGGGGGCATCAGGTGTATAGGCCACCTGGACATTCCGGCGGCGCGCCGCGTCCAAGTCTACGCTGTTGAACCCTACACCCACACGGGAGATGATCTTCAGTCTTTTGGCCCGCTCCAAGACCCTTTCCGTGATGGGTTCCGTCCCCGCGATGATCGCGTCCGCCTCCTCCACCAGCGCCATCATCTCGGATTCGACCATCCTCCGGCCGTAAGGGTTCCGCACGCACTGCAGACCCGCTTGCTCGAGAAGCTCCAAGGGCCGAGGATCGGCCTTTGCGAAAGATGACACCGACAAAAGGACCGTCGCGCCCGACAAACCGCCCGCAGCCTGACCCGGACGGCCCGCATCATCAGGAACCGGCACCTGCGCACCTCCCCTCTCCGGTCTCGTCATGAGACAACAAGATCTCGGTACAGATCCAGGGTGTCCTGCACTAAGTTTTCGACGCGATGGTGGGCCCGGACGAAATCCCTTGCGCTTTGGGCCAGGCGGGCACGCGATTCGCTGTCCGTCAAAAGATTCTCCAGGGCGGCGGCGAAAGCGGCGGGGTCCTGACCCGGCACCAGGACGCCCGTCTCACCGTCCTTCACCAGATCCACCACCCCGCCGACAGCCGTGGACACCACGGGAACGCCGGCGGCCATCGCCTCGATCAAGGCGATGGGCATGCCCTCGTTCCGGGAGGTCAGCGCCATCACATCCATCGCGCCATAGGCCCATCGCAAATCCTCCAGCCACGGATGGAACCGGACCCGGGCCGCGACGCCCCTCTCCTCGATCTGCTTCTCGATGCCGGGCAGGCAGTCTCCCTTGCCGACCAGAAGAAGCTCGACGCGCCTGCCGCCGATCCGCTCCGGAAGCCGGCCGAAGGCGTCCACCAACAGGGCGTGGTTCTTGATCGGAACCATCCTTCCCACAGCGCCCACCACGAGCACGTCCTCGCCAACGCCCAGCTTCTCCCGCGCCTTCGCCTTCGGCGGAAGGGAGGAAAAATCCTCCACCGGGATCCCGTAGCGCGCAACCCGCACCTTGCGGGGCGGGGCCACGCGGAATTCCTCCGCGATCTCCCTGCGCTGCGATTCGCACGGCGTCACCAGGGCCGTTGTCATCCACCCCAGCAGCCGCTCCACCATGCACACGGCCCGGGACACGAGCGGCGGAAAATAGCCCCGGAACACATGGCCGTGGTAGCTGTGAATCCGGACCGGCACGCCGGCCAGCACGGCGGCGATCCGCCCGAGGGCCC is a genomic window of bacterium containing:
- a CDS encoding GDP-mannose 4,6-dehydratase, whose translation is MPDRNDVALVTGAGGFIGSHLVERLVAEGHRVRAFVRYTGRQENGALRMVPPEVLREVEIVSGDLRSQDSVFRAVEGARWVFHLGALISIPYSYVSPEETVASNVIGTLNVLQAARTFGPERVIHTSSSEVYGTARYVPMDESHPLQGQSPYSASKIGADKIAESFFRSYGVPVVTIRPFNTYGPRQSTRAVIPTVITQYLREEKLTLGNLHPTRDFTFVSDTVDAFLRTLDAKDVLGKEINLGSSREISIGDLVHLIGELMGMQKTTSQENKRVRPVASEVERLYADPSLASELLGWNAKTSLEDGLRMTVEWVKENASFYRSMEYGR
- a CDS encoding phosphoglycerate dehydrogenase, with the protein product MPVPDDAGRPGQAAGGLSGATVLLSVSSFAKADPRPLELLEQAGLQCVRNPYGRRMVESEMMALVEEADAIIAGTEPITERVLERAKRLKIISRVGVGFNSVDLDAARRRNVQVAYTPDAPSAAVAELALGAMICALRGIARADASIRGGGWTPVMGRGLDEITVGVIGVNRIGKLLIRHLAPFGTRLLGNDIVRDNPFFASHGVQWAEKEEIYIGADVVTLHLPLTERTRNMIGPRELALMKPDAILINTARGGLVDEAALAAALREGRLGGAVLDVFEKEPYSGELVDCPNVVMTCHMGSMTRSARARMEFEAAENVVRFLRGEEVERLVPPHP
- a CDS encoding glycosyltransferase family 4 protein translates to MKVVHVTSRLNIGGLAQQVLALCAGLDQRGVECTLITGEPGDKEGDMLWFANPPRRIVRIPELGRAVKPMSDFVAFWKLLLCLRALRPDVVHTHAAKAGALGRIAAVLAGVPVRIHSYHGHVFRGYFPPLVSRAVCMVERLLGWMTTALVTPCESQRREIAEEFRVAPPRKVRVARYGIPVEDFSSLPPKAKAREKLGVGEDVLVVGAVGRMVPIKNHALLVDAFGRLPERIGGRRVELLLVGKGDCLPGIEKQIEERGVAARVRFHPWLEDLRWAYGAMDVMALTSRNEGMPIALIEAMAAGVPVVSTAVGGVVDLVKDGETGVLVPGQDPAAFAAALENLLTDSESRARLAQSARDFVRAHHRVENLVQDTLDLYRDLVVS